In one window of Candidatus Sulfuricurvum sp. RIFRC-1 DNA:
- a CDS encoding YiiX/YebB-like N1pC/P60 family cysteine hydrolase — translation MKRVVMGVSCALLIITAPVFGVDHTQSDLSHIVDSARHNDAVAVENLIQRSLILREKIPTFVEAADKATKEHNGAIPSALSVSIASSIGEADAIRTTLFPYALRYRNTLYRTDESLDDRDRIESILISMAAALTLYDNAHFMEEQFASKSALREKLNEAYPEYGVEGNFYKDSLMRASTLTYRSSMLDAIRFFEGNRQSIAYHIAKADPAIQSLYAYIDHSAMRAKLGGDNAFTQISDQVGVLLSRTIELPFSTVEKLKFNLSKGVGNTMGMVRWRSGKLRNDRVFLSEFSEHLKPGDILLEKTPFALTDKTIPGHFGHAAIYIGTYDQLREMGALETPFVRKHLDQIREGKVILEALREGVVLNRVEDFMNIDDVAVLRPSRIQSDAMRTSLDLAMSHFGKKYDFDFNVNTTETIVCSELVYAAYPQIDFMTKKVLSSFTISPDDIAKLASGDTAAPLELTFFAHDGKKVYVKGEKEEGAKLYRTLVGIEEKYR, via the coding sequence ATGAAAAGAGTGGTAATGGGAGTTTCATGTGCGTTATTAATCATAACAGCCCCTGTATTTGGTGTAGATCACACACAATCGGATCTGTCACATATTGTTGATAGTGCCCGCCATAATGACGCGGTAGCGGTAGAGAACCTGATCCAGCGTTCTCTGATACTCCGAGAAAAGATCCCTACGTTTGTAGAAGCGGCGGATAAAGCAACAAAAGAGCACAATGGGGCAATCCCCTCCGCCCTTTCCGTTTCTATCGCCTCTTCTATCGGAGAAGCCGATGCGATCCGTACCACCTTGTTCCCGTACGCACTGCGCTATCGAAATACCCTCTATCGTACCGATGAATCACTGGATGACCGTGACCGTATCGAGTCGATTTTAATCTCGATGGCTGCTGCGCTCACTCTTTATGACAATGCCCATTTTATGGAGGAACAGTTTGCTTCCAAAAGTGCTCTGCGAGAAAAACTCAACGAAGCGTATCCTGAATACGGTGTAGAGGGTAATTTCTATAAAGATTCTCTGATGCGCGCCTCGACTCTCACCTACCGTTCTTCCATGCTTGACGCGATCCGTTTTTTTGAGGGAAACCGCCAAAGTATTGCGTATCATATTGCGAAAGCCGATCCCGCCATCCAATCTCTTTATGCGTACATCGATCACTCTGCAATGCGTGCAAAACTCGGAGGGGATAACGCCTTTACCCAAATCTCCGATCAAGTTGGTGTACTGCTCTCCCGAACAATCGAGTTGCCGTTTAGTACGGTTGAAAAACTCAAATTCAATCTCTCCAAAGGGGTTGGCAACACGATGGGAATGGTACGATGGAGAAGCGGTAAACTGCGTAATGATCGGGTGTTTCTATCGGAGTTCTCAGAACATCTGAAACCCGGTGATATTCTCCTCGAGAAGACCCCGTTTGCTCTGACGGATAAAACGATTCCGGGACATTTCGGACATGCGGCGATTTACATCGGAACCTATGATCAGCTCCGCGAAATGGGAGCGCTTGAAACCCCGTTTGTCCGTAAACATCTCGATCAAATACGCGAGGGAAAAGTAATCCTCGAAGCGCTTCGTGAGGGGGTGGTACTGAACCGTGTGGAAGATTTTATGAACATTGACGATGTTGCGGTGTTACGCCCGAGCCGAATACAAAGCGACGCGATGCGTACGTCGCTTGATCTGGCGATGAGCCATTTCGGGAAAAAATACGATTTTGATTTTAACGTCAACACCACAGAAACAATCGTCTGTTCTGAACTGGTCTATGCGGCTTATCCGCAGATCGATTTTATGACCAAAAAGGTTTTGAGCAGTTTCACCATTTCACCCGATGACATTGCTAAACTCGCTTCAGGAGATACAGCCGCTCCATTGGAACTCACATTTTTTGCGCATGATGGGAAAAAGGTGTATGTAAAAGGGGAAAAAGAAGAAGGGGCTAAACTCTATCGAACCCTTGTTGGGATCGAAGAGAAGTATCGTTAA
- a CDS encoding MFS transporter, producing the protein MSGPLYLLKTRRFAPLFGTQFLGAFNDNLYKNTLAVLLTFQAAEWTSISSALLAPLIGAVFIAPFFLFSGLSGEIADRLDKARLARIVKVWEMIMMIVAAAGFANHSFTTLLMVVFGMGMHSTLFGPIKYSIIPQHMKENELIGANALIESGTFGAILLGTIAGGALAAIPNGGVIASLCALVVAVVGYLFSRYIPSAPPPSREEPFAFGFWKHTTDAIALAYRDRLVFLAILAISWFWLYGALLLSQFPSLVKDLLMGSEGTVTWILALFTLGIGIGSVLCERLSHHRVRYTLVVAGAVGMAVAGVDFALGIGTFEPDGILSQNPHFWRIVADVTLLGIFGGLYSVPLYALLQERSAPEARSRIIAANNILNALFMVLGAVATMAILSMGYSIAWLFGIVALATALVGSIIYKVRREK; encoded by the coding sequence ATGAGCGGTCCACTCTATCTCCTTAAAACCCGCCGTTTTGCTCCGCTGTTCGGAACCCAGTTTTTAGGGGCGTTTAATGACAATCTCTATAAAAACACTCTCGCGGTACTGCTCACCTTTCAGGCTGCTGAGTGGACATCGATTTCATCCGCACTTCTCGCTCCTTTGATCGGTGCGGTTTTTATCGCCCCGTTTTTTCTCTTCTCGGGACTATCGGGTGAGATTGCCGATCGACTCGATAAAGCGCGTCTTGCTCGGATCGTCAAAGTGTGGGAAATGATCATGATGATTGTTGCAGCGGCAGGATTTGCAAATCATTCCTTTACGACACTTTTGATGGTGGTATTTGGGATGGGGATGCACTCGACTCTCTTTGGTCCCATCAAATACTCGATCATTCCGCAGCATATGAAGGAAAACGAATTGATCGGTGCCAACGCTTTGATCGAGTCGGGGACATTCGGAGCCATTTTACTGGGTACGATTGCCGGGGGGGCACTCGCCGCGATCCCCAATGGTGGAGTGATCGCTTCATTATGTGCGCTGGTGGTGGCCGTAGTTGGGTATCTTTTTAGCCGTTACATCCCCTCTGCACCGCCGCCGAGCCGTGAAGAGCCGTTTGCGTTCGGGTTTTGGAAACATACCACGGATGCAATCGCTTTGGCATACCGGGATCGGCTTGTTTTTTTGGCAATTTTAGCTATCTCGTGGTTTTGGCTCTACGGCGCACTCCTCCTCTCGCAATTTCCCTCCCTCGTCAAAGATTTATTGATGGGAAGTGAGGGGACGGTAACATGGATCCTCGCCCTCTTTACTTTGGGGATCGGTATCGGTTCGGTGCTGTGTGAACGGCTAAGCCATCACCGTGTCCGCTACACTCTCGTGGTCGCCGGAGCCGTCGGTATGGCGGTTGCCGGGGTCGATTTCGCATTGGGGATCGGGACGTTTGAACCTGATGGTATCTTGAGTCAGAACCCTCATTTCTGGCGGATCGTTGCGGATGTAACACTGCTGGGAATCTTCGGCGGACTCTACAGTGTCCCTCTTTATGCGCTGTTACAGGAGCGAAGTGCACCGGAGGCCAGATCGCGGATCATCGCCGCAAATAACATTCTTAACGCACTTTTTATGGTTTTGGGAGCGGTAGCGACGATGGCAATCCTCTCAATGGGCTACAGCATAGCATGGTTGTTTGGAATTGTCGCGCTAGCAACGGCACTGGTGGGGAGTATTATTTATAAAGTGAGGAGAGAGAAATGA